The window TTTTTGGGAGTGGATGTTCAAACAACTCACTTGTGACAGTCAGACATGGAAGTGTGTATTTGCTTGCCGCCACACCACACAGCCGACTAACGTGTCAGACAGCAGAGCTCATAAAACAAGTCACAGTCCTGGGATTATCGATCAAAGCCACAGTGGTGCACCGACAGAGCTGCCGCCACGCTTTCATCCGCCCGTGCGGTCGCCATATTCGCATTGGAGGCGACAACGTGTTGTTGTGGTTTGTATATTTTGGTCCCTCTGGGCATGAGCACTACACATGGTTAGGCTTTCCCACAGTGAGGACCCCCCCTTCCTCACACCCCAAAATCCTGAGTGAGTCAGGATGTGTGGGTGCACACTGCCTCATGTCGGTTGCACATCAATGGGCCTCTAAAAACACGGCGTTGAATAGAGAGAAAGAAGCAGGCTGGTGAGGAAACCACCTGAAACATGAGACCATGTGGTGAGACAGAAACATCAAACAAGTAAAAGAACTGAAATAAATTCAAAACAGTGTTGTTTTGGATATTTGAAAAGAATCCacataaaatgcattttcagCTTGACAAGTGCTATTTTAGCCAATCACAGGCTTAGAAAGCAGCAGCAAACGGTTGTGCAGTCAACACAGGGCCGCCCATCCCCACACGCAGGACACGCACTGTGCGTAGGTCCCCACAAGGCACGCGCCATTTTGCGCAAGTGTAAACGCGGCAAGGAAGCGCATCGCTGCCATGAGGCATAAAGCACCAAGTcgtgggcgccacacacgggacgTGCCAAACGACTGCAACTGGCGAAACTCATCGCAAAGGTGTAGCAAACTATGCACACGGGGGGAAACGAGCGTCTGTGACCAACAACACGCGTGAGCGAATTGCatgagtctcccacggttttgattggctgtcagatgtggagggaatttggggatatcgaagtagttcagaggaggaaaagcggccggtgttgatagAGTACTCTTGCCAGTATCGGATCTTACTAGTAGTGAaggtaaacttacataaatgtctgtGTAAAATGAACTTTCAACTTTATGGGATCGTGTCACCAGCCAGCCTGTGCAGGATGACATGCATGAACACAAACTGGCTCGACGGTGACCCGCGATAAATGCCctatcgcgcaggttccattgaaaatgaatagagtagaatgtcgcctcccgtgtgtggcgcccatcaGGCCGGggcagtagagggaaaaaaaagagatgagTAATCCGACCCGACGCTGGTTGCTACAATGATTGACAATACCCAACAAAATAAGGGAATAAAATGACAGGATTCCTGTCAGTCcatggtggtgtaatggtacagctgctgcattTCACGGCAGAAGGCGCAGGCTCGCTCTCAGCCCCGgacagtttttgaaaaaaattctggtgatgtgttattttgcaccatttttttttttactgtttccaGTGTATTTGGATTATTAGAAATCATGCATCTAACTAAATTCAGGTTCACATCAAGTAGTATAAAATGGCTTTTTATGGGTTTGGTCCTAAAGATGTTGTAACTGCAGCTGCCCAGAAGGGACCCAATGCGATTTTGTTcacggggcccagaattcctggcggagCCCGTGTTCGCAGTATAGTCATTTTGTTCAGGGCCCAGTTTGGCCAGGGCGGCTCTGAGTCAATATGATTAAGGCCATGGCCACATGGACATTTTAAAAGCGTATATTTTTCTATATGTTTCAGCCTTTCGTCCACACGCGCGTCCACACGCGAGCCTGGGTTTTTGTCcctaaaaactgagcttttggaaaactccggccagGGTGAAGGTTTTCAAAAACATTCAAGAACAAGCGTTTGTGTATGGATGGGTCAAACTGAGCTTTCAggcttgtgtcataagaaatatgCCACATGATCTCATGTTTTTGAACCTTATTTAACAGCAATATGACtaatgaagttattgactttcCTTTGCTAATTTGATTTTGTGCAGTGGTAGACGCACACGTGCAACTACCTGTATAAaatgcaagtgagtgctgattTTCAAGACAATGTACCCCATATGACATTGTACATTTAATCGAGTatatcactatattgatgagCAGAGGCGTTGCGATGTGTCAGCtgctttttcaggctttttGATTGGCTAAAATGCACATGACAGCTAGTGTTGGGTTAATGTGGAGGTTTTTTCAAAACTACCGCGGTGtgggtttatttttatttattgatttttttaacactggagtgggggaaatgtgcatatttgaaaataaccgtgtttgtgtggacatgtgGGTATGTATCACAAACATTCTGTTCAGCTCAAAATCAGCTTTGTATAAAATAACAGGAGATAACCTTCAAATACATTGACGAGAGATTCCAGAATATATTATCTGCAAATGCTGAAACCGGGGAAGTGTGCACCTTGGCACAAGCTCTCCAGAAAGTCCAAGACcaaaatgcagtaaaaaaatacattttttaaacagctgTAACAAAGACTCCTTGGAGAGACGACTTGCTATCTCCATGCCAGCTGTGAGGCACAAAAACGTTGAAACTATCAGTCTCACTGACACACCATCCAGGATGTTGGTTGGGGAGGGCTGTTGTGGGGGGTGTTTCCTCTTCCTGTTGCTGTTGGACTTTCCTGTCAGTTAGTATTAACTACTAATAGAACTTTGGGTGCCTTCCAGACTACCgaagatactttttttttttttttaatctccagGGAGTTTGATTCCTCCCAGTGAAGTATGACATCACATCCTGTACACTACCAGGGTGGCCAGCACGGAGATGAGAACGCATTTAGGCTGCAGGTACATGAGGAGGACACGTGTTCGTGGTGGTGAACAAGCTCTGATGTTCCACGCTGTCCGAGTCACGCAACATGAACATCCTCTTTGTCATCAGACACTTGATCGTCATCAAATTCTTCTCATCATGTTTGTTGATGCTAGTGAGGAAGAtgagctgtttgtgtgtgtgtgtgtgtgtgtgtgtgtgtgtgcgtgcgtgtgtgtgtgtggcccacTTCATTGAGATGAACCTAGGCAGTGATCAAAGTGATGCTCGGTTTGAAGTTTCTTATTTCCTGCTCACTCTTGTTACTTTCGTTTGTATGTGTCATTCTAGTAGATAGGATCTAATTAAGGCGACATTGGCCTCCACCTCCCCAGCCCCCCTCGCTCCCTTCATCGTCTGCTTAAGTCACTGTGATGTTCAGAGTTTCCGCCGTCATGGCAACAGGAACAAGCAGCAGCAGGGTGTGTTGTTAAATCTAAccacaacacatttaaaaagcctCAACGGTGGCAGCTTAAACTCTCCAAGGCATTTAAAGTCTTGTCAGACAACTATTGAAGTATTTCAGTGAAGTGCATGCAAGGAGGGAAGCTAAGACTATGTGCACTATTCTCATCAGATATCACTGCTGACTGTGTAAACTGAACTGTGGCCACTTCCCGTTTATTTAGACTGCAGCGCCAAATAACTGCCTGGCGGCGTTACCAAGACGGTTGCCAAATGGCGGTACTTACGGACTAAACATCAGCTCCAATAGACTTGCCCGAGCCGTTGGAGAGAttagcagaggtgggagaaagcaGGTGTttttcaagtctcaagtaagtttCAAGTCTGTAATCCCAAGTGTCGAGGCTGAAGTGAAAggccaagacaagacaggtcgagtcaagtccgaagtcaCAGGCTTGAATTGTTTGAGTCCACAAGTAATAAGCACTGTTTACTATTCACCaaataaaatggcattttaacaatgtagcaatctattacatttgacaaatacatccatccatccattttccatgacgcttatcctcattagggtcacaggggtatgctgggtacaccctgggctggtcgccagccaatcgcagtgcatTGACAGATACAATGGATgcattttcctttcctttcaatgacagtgtcaatcaaaactgatcATTTTTAACCACATGAGATTGTGTACCTGAAATGTCAAGGGAGTGTGTGCTCTATTAGTGTTGCGATAGAGACAGTATGGAATAAACCAAACACTTAACTTCCTGCGCAGCGCTGCCATCACAGGAAGTGGGTGTAAAGGGATGACTCAGCTGACTTTGACCTCCAACGCCCCCCAACAACTCCCAGACACCCCCGCCCTCTCTAATTAGACAAgcaacttgtttgttttttgccccGTCTGAGCCTCCGTGTGCGCCCTTTTGAGAGGAGAGCATCCCGGGATTATGGCGGCGATGACTCATGGCGCTTCCCTCTGCCCTTCATTCTCATGCACTTCAGCTCACAAAGTGTAGTCGACTCGAAAACAGCTGTTTGTACAAGAACGCAGCATCGTCTGCTAAGGTGTGTCCCGACTGCACTTTAGATTTttcactcactttttttgtattgcatagacatccacacacacacacacacacacacacacacacacacacacacacgttgctTCAGAGGACAGTGTGTGTCATAAACAGTGGGACTGGGATGGAGGAATGTGTTCACTGGGAAATCCAGCAGGGACAGGAAGAAgaggtggtggtgggtgggggggcGTATCAGTTAGAGCGCCAGAGTTTACCCGGGCAAAACCTGAGCTTTGTCTCAGTTTGTGCACTTTCACACACAGTCTTTGAGCGTACAAGCGCATTCACACTGACaagtatggcaaaatgcagAGCACTGTTCGTACCCGGATGAGGCGCTCAAAATGTCAAAGcagtcaaaatggtgagtgcgcAGTGATGGACCGCCCTCAACAGGCGTCACATGACTGTatagcggaaggggaggggcCTTTCCAAAGTTTAAATAAACTTGAAAGGCCTCATTTGAGGCTGTGGGTACACACAAGCGAGAAATGGAAAGAACACATTCGCTTTTCGTGATTGTACAAACGAGAagttgggagaaaaaaagtgggCAGATATTGGACGTGTATCACATCGAAAAACTCCGTCAGAACACTTTGATACGTACACTGTGTGCACCATGGACTACGTTCCTGAGTGTGCAACCTTTGACAATGTAGTGCTGTGCCAAACTGATTGCTGATGTTGCACACTTACTGGAAAATAACGTTAAAAAAGTAGAGTAGAAGAAGAAGCGTATAAATATTGCGATTGTCATTTCTGGTAAGTGCGCAACAATAGTAGAGTAATCAATTTGGGACAGCACCGCACTGTCAGAATGTGCGCACTCAGGAACCAAGTACGCGGTGTACAGTATAGGTACTGACAAAAGTATTCCTTTTGAGACACTGCATTTGTCCCTATTGTCATGACTGTTGTGCAACTATGACCATTCATCACATCCTAACTCTCGTAACTGTGATTGGTCAAGTGGGAGGACATCCCATGTGACTTTAGAGCCTCACAGAGATCCTGAAAAGCACTCGTTGATCAACAGTAGAACTTGTGAAGTGACTGGTGAATGTAAACTTCACATCATTGCCCAGCATGATGGCATCCCTCACACACAGGCGCCCAACCTCTATTACAGCTCTGACACGACCTCAGAAGGTAGAATACTGCCGGGACGACTTCGTGCCCATCCTCCCCtaccttgtgtttgtgtgtgagcaaAATGAGGAATAATAGCAAAACTACTTAACACCGTTGAGGGCCACGTTGTGGTTCAAATGAAGCCCTTTGGCCTCTTGCTGCATTTTTGGAGCTTCTGTGCCGTCTTGGCGCTGCACAACGAGCTCCCTGTAAAACTAATTGCTATGCCGTCAGCAGTTGAGTGTGACTGGTAAAATGTTgggctttcttttttgtgtgtggaataACATCAGCATGGATGATTGACCCTCAGCATCCACACATGCTGGTAAAGAGGCCATTTGAAGACATACACTGCGTTAACCTTTGCATCACAAATGCTGAACATCATACTGAAGATGTTATTTGAGTAGAATGTTGTTGAAACATCATTTCAtaaaaataggcttttatttcttgttttagtAGACCTGCAGATTTCTGGAAGTTTCTTCCAGATACAGTATGCGGTCGATAAAAGTTTGAAGCTGCTCCTCCATGTTTGTTGTTTAGTCCATTTCCATGGTTACCTGCAGGACACTACCAAGGTCAAGTGTTAGTGTGAGACTTGTTGTGTTCATACATCATCCACTAATGCGAGCCTCATTCCAGTACAGTTGCTCTTTCCCTCAGTCGGACCCCACCTTCGTTCATCTGAAAGCAGGGGGAGGCCGCAGAAGGAACCGGGGGCGggactgagaggagccagtccCCAGATGTAATTGGTGTCTTCCCTTTTTTAGCAAACATTTCTTTGTCAGAGAGTGAGTCAGAATGGTTTGTTTTCTAAGCACTCGGGTATACTTTCCCTTTGTACTTTTCGCTTTGAAGTGATTCTCTTTTGTTTCATCCCGTGTGGCTCCATGATGACACCCTGATCATGATGATGACATGAAGGTGCACGCAGCTAACATCAACAAGGTGTTTGGACAAGAACGTGAAACCCGTGTGTCTAAAAAGCACATCTGTGTGGTCTTTCACATCTCGCCTTCAGTTGTGTTTTCTACCTCCATCGCCCGTCATGTTTTGTTCTGGTGATGACTCACAATGGTCCGTGCGTGTCTTCAAAGAGCTGCCAGACTTTGGCACAGAGATTTGAGAGAATAAGTGAAGAATAGAAATGCAACGCGGCTGTCAAAGAGTGCAACTACCATCTCGCAGTAAACTGCAGGTGTGGTGTAGGCGAAGGGGGGAGGGACGACAGGTGGACAAGGGACACGCCTGATGACACAAGAAAAGTCGTGATTTATATCAAGTATCCTCTTGAAGACGCCTATGTGAGCTGGTCAAAGGTCATTCTCGGACAAGTCTATGGCAACCATGTTtgctgctgggttttttccACAAAACGTAGAAATAATGACGCCAGGCCAGCTGGCAGCTGCAGCAGGACATCAAAGTGTGCCACTCAGGAATTACAGCGCTCCGATGACCTGTTGCTGTCCAACCTAGTGATGagtcacaaagccaaaaataaCTTTCTGAGACCTGGGCTGTATCAAATCAGCTCACGGGTTTGTGTGATTAGCTTTCATGGCCAGTAGGTAAAAATGTGCTGGGCCGAGTTCCATTTCAGTTCCAGCAGTTGAGAGAGGAGGAAGTGTAGAACACAGATGTTTTAAAGGTCAGGTTAACGTCGCTCCTATTAATACTGCTTCatacgacagagtattagggccacattggaaagaaaatctgagatttcgagactAAAATaaacttacgagaaaaaagtcgtaaatgtatgagaaaaaaagtcgcaatattacctttgcccaaggccaaaagtcacataagtccccgCTTTTTGTAgccgtctcaggcaatgcctgttacgatggagtattaaaataaacacagatttcgacaataaagtggtaaatttacgagaataaagtcgtacatgcACGAGAAACCACACGTAGTATTACGAGAATAGAGTCCTACATTTATGAGTTTTATGTTTTaggagtaaataaataaaagctggcctgaagcaagaggaacgttcccttccttcctgaagagctttGCTCTGGTTTCCCGCCAACACGCATGACACCATGacatgtaatattacgactttattctcataaatttacgactttgttcttgtaatattgcgtCTTTTcgtctagtaaatttacgactttattctcgaaatgtccgatttttttttttctttcaatgtggccctaatacgccGTCGTAGCGTCGCTTCTCTTTACACTTTGTTAAAattaagaaacaaaaacattgcCTGTGGAGTTTTATCGTGGTGACAGTTTGACGCCAGAGCAGATTGTACATTTTCTGTGTGCAGTTTGAAGACAAACAAACTGGAGGTTGATCAGTGTCCCGGAACCGATTGTGTTCTACTTTAGAGATTCCACTGTGTTTTTTCTCCGTGCTGAAGCGCAGATAAACGCACTCATCGATCGTGTAACCTCACGTTAGTGGTGACAGAACACCTGCTTAACTGTGATCATGTGAAACACTGGTACACAGTTTCAAGTGTCCCCCCTTTTCTCCACACGCTCTGGGTCGTGTCAGCAGTTTTTTGTGGCCCCCATCAAAAGACAGAGGGCCCATCAGGAAGCAGCTCCTGAGAAAGGCGCGTTGCCTTAAAGGATGAGCCCACTTGAGTTTAACTCCCCTCTGGGAGCCGTGACAGATTTATGAGCCTCATGACATTGGCTTGCTTAGTCATCTCAGAGAGAGCTTGAGGTTGCTGCCCTCTTCAAGGCCAGCTTCATTGCTTCATGCCCCCCCCCTCTAAAAAAACTTGTgtttagcttgttgtggttGTTAATGATCCCTTTTTCTCCTTGTAACATTCCAATTACATCTGCCCTGCCAAGGCACCACAAGAACATCATGTACCTCAACACTGGGAAAACGTCAAACCTGGCAACAGATCTCGTCTTGTTTAGTTTGAGGTTGTTTGTTGCCCTCAAAGAGTCTGCTCGCTGGAGGCACGCTCCTCAGGAATTCTGGGTAACATGACCAGCTTTGAACAAGACAGCACAGATCATCGTCACCCTGTTAGCAGCAGTGTTAGGTTTGTAATTTAGTTTTTAGTCATCCAAATtgattttttaacttttactcCAAAATTCACAACATTTTAGTCAagtaaaattacagtaaatttAATCAACTAAAATATAATGTTTAAAAGATAAGTTTCCTTGAAACCACCTTTATTTAGGCTACCAGCAAGCATCTGAATGATCAAATTCAAGTAGACCTGCTCAATAAATCATTCATTTCACAATCTTAGTGTTATTTATTGTACCTGAAActaaaaaacatccatccatcttctttgccgctgatcctcaccagggttgcgggtatgctggagcccatcccagctgaattcaggcgagaagcggggtacatcctggactggtcgccagcacatatagacaaacaatcattcactctcTCCACAGCTAAAATAGCTGTGATTGGATATACAGCATTCCTGTCATAGCTCTTGTCCACATGCCTTTTTAGCCAAGGTTGTTGATGAAAACTATGACGAAAACTGTGTGTCAGTGAAATTAAGCCAGCAGCATGAGAATCCAAAAGCATGCAGTTTACGTAAGTAAGGTGCTTGGGGGCCACGTGTCAGCGGGTTCACTGTTTTCATCATcatgtatgctgtatgtgtgttgAATTTTCCATGTAGTCACGGCCCCTTAAGTCTGGGCCTTACCAACGGGTCTGGACCTGCACACGTTATTCCCAATCCAGCCTCACGGGCTTCCAGTAATCCCTGGAGTTCTGAGGCATAGAGGTGGGGCCcctgggtgggggtggggatgaACATGGTGCACGCAGGTAGTAAAAATGTTGCCATGGCTCGCACCCAAAATCTTTTGAGTTGGCCATGCCAAGAACGGTGTTGTGCATCCAGGAATGTTAGCGGCCTGAAGAGGCTGCCATCGCGAGTGAAAGAGCGTGAAAAGGCATTGTGTGGAAATAGACTGCATTCCATTTTTCCCCCAGGTACGCTTCACTCCTGACAGAAGCACGACACACCACTGATGTGATCATGTAGCATCGGCGTTTATTTacgttttttaattttatttacaaCGTTCAAACATGTAAGACGTGTTAAACAATCTCACTCTGTTTTCCTTAAAAACACATGACTCTGCAAAGAGTGAAATGTGCAAAAAGGTCTCATGTGTCAGATAAAAGTACAAACCTGAAACATGAGGCAATAAAACTGACTATGGTGGTCTaaatggggggtggggtggggtgggggggtgggggtggtgggggggtggaaaaaaaaaacagggtgGAAAGCTTCATTTGGATAAGATGACATTCAATCatgataaacaataaaaagacttTACATGGGTTGAAAAAAGTAAAACCTGCCCCTGTCAGAGGGTGTTTCCACTGTGTGACAGTCCCCGCGCTCACCTGACGTCCTTTATGGTGCACGTCTGCAAACACACCTGCGGCAATGTCCTCTGggaaaaaccccaacaacagcTGTTTTCCATGCCGTTCAGCGAAATGACCTCCAGGAGCACAACACTGTCCAACATTGTTATTTCGTCTGTCCATGGATGTCACTTTGGTCCTGATGTGACACGTGTACACGTCTGTCCGTCcaacaaataaattaatcactactgtaatgtaaacaaatatatacacagtatgatCACTGACATCAATAGAAGTTCATGGTGTCAGTCCAGCATGGCGAGGTGACTTCCAGGAGGAATAGTAAGTTCTCCATGTCAACTCTTAAACTTTCACCACCAGTGTTTCCAAAGCAGGAGTCTTCCATGTCTTGTCCATGTCTTGTCCATGTAGCTTTTAGCTTTAGCTGCACTTACAGGACTTGACGATCATGTTGGACAGCTGCTCCACCTGAAAGCCAAGGAAAGATATTAAATTCGGTACACAGGTGCTGCCACGTTCAAAGTGAAAACCAGTGTGCGTGTACTTTGTGTTGCCTGCCGACGTAGTAAAGAATCGGAAGTGGTTCCAGTGCCTGAGGGACGCAGCACGGCTGGGCTGAAGCTCCAGGGTTGTGGTGCTTGTACAAGGCCAGAATCTGAAGAACATCAAAGAATATACTGAACAAGTGATGCTTAGCTCAGAGCTGTTCCAGTCATGTAGTGCAGGTACAGTAAGCCTTCAAAGGTGTCAGTTGAGAGGGCATATTTCTTCAGTGCCAACATGGCTGCAGCAAGTGTGGTGGCTTTCATTCACAGAGGAGCAAAAGCAAGACTTAATCCACTGGAAGGAGACTCCAACCCACACCACGATGTTGTTCCCTACCTGAGagtatttgttttcagcattCCAGATGTAGGTGCAGGAGCCCATGCAGTAGTTGGCATGGTAGCCAGTCGGCCGGTGGATCCACTTCCAGCCCAAATCTTTCCTGAAGTCGATGTACAGGCTCCTCACACAGCAGGTCTCAGTCTGGCTGCATGGGAAACATGTGTCTTCAGGATTTGCCATGCTCTCAGGAAGAGGTATTCATAttgctttgcatttttttaaagagtgtttgtcttgttcttctgcaattgagcgaCTGTAAccagcaatttcccttgtggatcaataaagtctaagTCAAAGTGCATCATGGTACCTCGAAGGGCACAGCGGCCGCTAGGATGTCGCATCACTGCTTTTAAATTGTACTGTGGCAAACCAACTGAATTGTGCTGGAAATGGGGCTTTCTCCGTGCAGTTTGCAACATTGACTTACGCCGTGCAGGTGTCCCTGGTGTCCGTGGCACGTCTCTTGCGTGATGTGAGGTGGCTGCTGGCGTTTTGTGGGATGGACATGGTCAGGATGTAAGGCGGCTGCTGTGTCATCTGCTTCAACATTCCAATGTCGCTCCGATCACTGTCGATCCCCGAGATGGAAAAGCTAAATGTGGCATCGGTGGTCCTCTGGCTGCACTCGCAGAAGAGCCGAAGTTCAAACCCCTGCTCGTCTTCTGCCAAAACAGATGGTAACAACATTTGTGGCTTGAAGGTTGACAAGGGTTAATATCTCCAACTCACTGTTGCCTTTCATCCAGTCCTGTACGGTCTCTGTGACATCAAAGGACAGCCACTTGTCCTTCCATTGGTTGGTGACGAAACGGGACGCCAGGTATCGCGCAGCCGCCCCCACACCGTGGTACAGCTCCACCCGCTGCTCATCAGGTATTGCCGGCTGCTTGATGAGCATCCGCAGCTCAGCAGAGGTCAGCAGGCGATAATCGCCCACACTTGCCCGAATCTCAGAGATGTTGAAGgacagggagacacttttggACTTCTTGGTGGTGtccaagtcatttttttctggagaaaaaaacaaacaagcttgTTTCAGTCATGAA is drawn from Dunckerocampus dactyliophorus isolate RoL2022-P2 chromosome 12, RoL_Ddac_1.1, whole genome shotgun sequence and contains these coding sequences:
- the tgfb1a gene encoding transforming growth factor, beta 1a translates to MKVALLTVVVVYMVARGSSMSTCKTLDLEMVKKKRIEAIRSQILSKLRLPKEPEEDQAGDEEEIPSTLLSLYNSTKEMLKEQQAQAQTDISMEQEEEEYFAKVLHKFNMTKKNDLDTTKKSKSVSLSFNISEIRASVGDYRLLTSAELRMLIKQPAIPDEQRVELYHGVGAAARYLASRFVTNQWKDKWLSFDVTETVQDWMKGNKDEQGFELRLFCECSQRTTDATFSFSISGIDSDRSDIGMLKQMTQQPPYILTMSIPQNASSHLTSRKRRATDTRDTCTAQTETCCVRSLYIDFRKDLGWKWIHRPTGYHANYCMGSCTYIWNAENKYSQILALYKHHNPGASAQPCCVPQALEPLPILYYVGRQHKVEQLSNMIVKSCKCS